The DNA window CCGCAACACGATGATCAACCAGGAAGGGGGGATCGACCCGGAACAGTTCCGCGTCGAGGCGGTCATCGATCGCGTCGGCACGACCGGGACGGTGTGGCTCGGACTGTCGATCGCGTGCGCCCAGTGCCACAACCACAAGTTCGATCCCATCAGCCAGAAAGAGTACTACCGGATGATGGCGTTCCTGAACAACCAGGACGACGCGACGCTGAAGCTGGCCGACGCCGCCCAGCAGAAGGCCCACGCGGCGAAGCTCAAGGCCGCCGAGGCCGAGTACAAGAAAATGGAAGCCGAAGCCAAGGCGTCGCCGGATGGCGGCAAATCGCGCGCGGTCGAACTTGGCATCCGCAAGAGGGAATTGGCCGACCTCAAGAAGCAGACCGGCCCGAGCACGATGGTGCTCGAAGAGCGCAAGACACCGCGTGAGAACTTCCTGTTCATCAAGGGAGACTTCACCCGCCGGGGCGAAGACGTCACCCCCGGCACACCGGCGGTGCTGCCGCCACTGGAATCGAAGCCTCAATCCACCCCCAACCGCATGGACCTTGCGAACTGGCTGGTGAGCCCTGAGAACCCGCTGACAGCACGTGTGACGGTCAATCGGATGTGGATGCGCTATTTCGGCCGCGGCTTGGTCGAAACCGAGAACGACTTCGGCACCCAGGGCACACCGCCGTCGCACCCGGAACTGCTCGACTGGCTCGCGAAGGAGTTCCAGCGTGTCGGCTGGAGCCAGAAGTCGATGCATCGGCTGATCGCGACATCGGCGACTTACCGTCAGGCGTCGCTCGCGCGGGCCGATCTGACCGAGGCCGATCCTTACAACAAACTGCTGGGAAGGCAGAACCGTTTCCGGCTCGACGCCGAGATCGTCCGCGACGTCGCGCTGAGCGCCAGTGGATTGCGCGTCGATAAGGTCGGCGGGCCGAGCGTCTTTCCGCCGATCCCCGCCGGCGTGATGGGCCTGGGGCAGGTGAAGCGCGAGTGGAAGCCGAGTGTCGGCCCCGACCGCTATCGCCGGGGCATGTACACCTTCCTGTATCGGGCCACGCCGCACCCGCTGCTCAGCGGCTTCGATGCACCCGACGGCACGAGCACGTGCACCAGACGGCTTCGGTCCAATACGCCGTTGCAGTCGCTGATGACGCTGAACGACGAGGCGTTCGTCGAGTTCGCCCGGGCGCTGGCGACCCGCGTTCTCGTCGGCGGCTTGGCGGATACCGACGACACATCCCGCATCGCAGCGGCGTTCCGCCTTTCCACCGGCCGAGTCCCGGACGCCCAGGAGCGGCAGATCCTCGCCGGTCTGCTCGCCAGGCAGCGGGCGGCGTTTGCGGCGGATATCAAAGGAGCGGAATTGTTGTGCGGCGGCGTGCCACCAAAGGGTATCGAGAAACCCGACTTCGCCGCGTGGATTATCGTCGCCCGCGCCGTTCTTAACCTTGATGAGACAGTGACGCGGGAGTGACCAGGCGAAAGCCGCGACCGACTTACGCGTGAATCGGCTTCATTGTGGTGCAGCCGTCCCGGCTGCGTTTGCAGGCGGGACGCCTGCACCACAATCGCGTCATTCTGCACGGGCAGTTAGAGCGATTCGGTCTTGATCGATTCGACGATCCGCGTGGCCACTTCGACCGCGGCCAGGCCGTGCTCCACCGTCACTTCAGGTGTCGTCTTATTCACGACGGCGCTGATGAACGAATCGAGCTCGGCGCGGAGCGGTTCAATGTCGTCGATCTGGAGTTCCTCGATCTGCACGATCTCGTCAAACTTCACCTGCGACAGATCCCGGATCTCGCCGGCACGAATCTTCGTCACCGTCTGGCGAATGGCCTCGAGGTTCTCGCTGCGGCGAGCGACCATGCCATATCGCTTCTGGTAGTCGATCGAGACGTACGCGTCGGGGCTGAAGACGCGGAGCCGGCGTTCGGTCTTGAGCGCCAACCGGCTCGCCGTCACGTTGGCGACGCAGCCGTTGGCGAACGTCAGCCGGGCATTGCAGATGTCTTCCACGTTGCCGATCACACTGACGCCGGTGGCATCGATGCGGCTTACTTCGCAGTCGGCCAGGCGAAGCACGATATCGATGTCGTGGATCATCATGTCCAGCACGACGCCGACATCGATGCTGCGAAACGTCAACGGGCTGATACGGGTGACTTCGATGAACCGCGGCTTGATGCCCAAACGTCCCATCGCCCGGACGGCGGGGTTGAATCGCTCGATATGACCGACCTGGACTGTTACGCCGGTCTCTTTGGCGACGGCGGCGATATGCCGTGCGTCGGCGACGTCTTTGGCGAGCGGTTTTTCGATCAGGCAGTTGACGCCCGCCCGCATCAGCAATTCGCCGACAGTGCTATGGAAAACGGTGGGGACGGCGATCGTCGCCGCGCCCAGGTTGGGGTTGGCCGCGAGCAAGTCCTGCGGGTTCTTGAACGCGCCGCAGTTGTATTGCTGCGCGACGGCCTCGGCCACGCCGCTGTCGGCGTCGCACACGCCGACCAGCTTGACCTGGGGCATTTCCGAATAGACGCGGGCGTGGAGCCGCCCCATGCGACCGCAGCCGACGACCGCGACCGGGATCCGTTCCGATGGACTGATTTCAGGCACACTCACTCTGGTGGACTTCCTCTGTTGGGTTGAGCGCGGATGGTAACAGGGACCGGTGCGGAAGTCTCATCAACCGACGTGTGGCAAAAGATCCGGCTTCGTACTGCCTGGCCCGCCGGCAAAGCGCAACGGCGGCGTGATCGCTGAACACACAGCTCGCGGGATTCGATGGTGATCCGGATGAGTGAATGAGCCGACAGACGGCGTGTCGCCTTGCAAGCGGCGGCAACACGCCGATGGGGAAGCCCGATCGATAGAGAAGGGACCTGCGGTCCGACCACTAAACAGGCTGGGCCGGCGCGGTTTCGGAGACGGGAGAGGGCGAGGGAATCGCTTCAGCGACGACTTCAGCAGCAGGCGCTACCGGGTCGACAGGATTGACGACCACCTCGGCAGGGTGCACGTCCGGTGCCACCGTTGGCGGCAGCGGTTCGGCAAGCTTGTTCCGCTGGGTTTCCAGGTAACGCCCGTGTTTGCCCTGATTGCGACGGGTCAGGAACTGCAGCAACTGGACGACGTTGGGATTCAGCCCCTCGACGCCTTCGAACTCGCGCATCGCCGTCAGGAGCGGACGCTTTTTCAGGAACAGCTTGCGGAACACCTCGTCGACCGCCGCGATATCGACAGCGCTCATACCCGATCGCGCCATCCCGACCTTATTGAGGGCGCGGATCTCGTCCGAGCCGTCAATCTTACAGAACGGCGGGACGTCATGATGGACCCGGGCATAGCCCGAGAGATACGCGAAGTCGCCAATCGAGACGAACTGGTTCACACCGACGCCGCCGTTCATCACCACGTAGTCGCCGACGACAACGTGGCCGGCAATCATGACGTTATTGGCGACCACGCAGTGGCTGCCGATCAGGGCGTCGTGGCCGATATGGCTGTTGACCATGAACAGGTTGTCGTCGTCGATCCGGGTGAGGCCGCCGCCCTTTTCGGTGCCGACGTGGACCGTGCAGGCTTCGCGGAATGCGTTGCCGGTTCCGATGATCAGCCGGGTCGCCGCGCCCTTGAACTTCTTATCCTGGGGGGCGGTGCCGATGACCGAATTCGGGAAGAAAATGTTGTCACGACCGATGGTCGTGTTGCCGGAAACCGTGACGTTATTGTGCAGGATGCAGCCGGCGTCGATCTTGACGTTCGGGCCGATGACGCAGAACGGGCCGATCTCCACGTCCTCCGCAATCTCCGCGGCCGGGTCGATGATCGCCTTGTCGCTGATCTTCCGGTCTTCTTCGGTAAAAAAGCGGAAGCTGAACAGATTGCGGAACCACGCGGGGCGTTTGGTCTCCGAGGTTTTTCCGTTGCGATGTTCCATCCGCGTATCGGTCACGTCGCCGTAGGGAGAACTGGGGGAAAGAAAGGTCCGCGATGTCTTGGTGAATCCGAGCACGTTCAATTGATCGGCTCGGGGCTGCGTTCCTCGTGAACTGATTTATCGGGCGTTACTCTCGATCGCAATTTCGGTCGCCTGAAGGCAGATCGAACGTGGTTACACCGGCTCGGCATCCACCAGCATAAACTTAATGTCCGCTTCGCAGGCCAGCTTGTCGTTAACGAAGGACTTGCATCGCACATGGCCGGTTCGGCTCTTCACCCGCACGGCGACTGCCTCCAGGATCAACTGGTCACCCGGAACCACGGGGTGACGCATCTTCACCTTATCCATACTTAAGAGAATCGCAAGCTTTCCTGTATGTTCGAGCTTGCGGCTCAGCAAAAGCCCGCCAAGCTGGGCCATCGCTTCCACGATCAACACACCGGGCATGATCGGCGTGCCCGGGTAGTGACCTTGGAAGAAGATGTCGTTGAACGTCACATTTTTAATCCCGACGGCCTTCTCACCGTTCTTGGTGATTTCAAGCACGCGGTCCACCAGCAGCATCGGGTAGCGGTGCGGCAGAATCCGCTGAATACGACGGATGTCCATCTCGGCGTCGCGGTGCACCAGGTTCTGACGCTGGTGCGATTCCTCCTGCTCGAGCAGTCGCCGCGCCATGATGTGGTTCAGCTTGTGCCCGCTCTTGCACGCAACGATTCGCCCGCGGATGGGCCTGCCCGTCAGATAGAGGTCGCCGATCAGGTCGAGCAGCTTGTGCCGGCCGCATTCGTCCGGAAAGCGGAAGACGTTGTCGATCGGACCTTCCGGCGAGATGACGAGCAGTTCCTTAGGCGTCAGATGCTTGCCGAGCCCGCGGGCGCGCAGCTCCTTGGCCTCCTGCTCGAAGACGAACGTCCGGGCGGGCGCGATCATCTTGGCAAAGTCTTCGTCGCCGAGCCGGAAGCTGACCAGTTGCCTCCCGACGGGCGCGGGAGCCTCGAAGTCGTACAGGATCTCCAGGCAGTCGGTCGGCCCGGGCAGGGCGGCGATGGTGGCGCCGTCGAGCGAAACCTGCACCGGCTTACGGATGATCAACGGCTCGATCTCCGCTTCCTGATCCACGACACCCGCTTCGAGGATCGTGTCAACGAACGGCTTGCTGCTGCCGTCGCCACCGGGAAGCTCGCCAATTTGCCCGCCCGACACACGAACGACGGCATTGTCGACGCCCAGGCCCGAAAGGGCCGCCATGCAGTGCTCGACCGTCTCGACGAACAGCGTGCCGTTCTTGAGACAGGTCCGCCTCGGGCGATTCATGACGTTCTGAACCAGCGCGGGAATGACGGCGGCCTTGCCGTCCTGTTCGCGCACGAAGGTAATGCCGGTCCCCTCGTTCGCGGGCGCGACGGTCAGCGTGGTCGGTTCGCCCGAGAATAGGCCCGGACCCGTAAACGATGCCTCTCTGGAAATTGTGCGTTGCCGGTTGTTCACGGACAGGTGTGGACTCTCGTTTCAGCTGGGGTCTCACAGGCATCCTACCTGTGGCAATATCACGGACATCTGGTCCGTGCTACGCTAGCCCGACATAATACAGGTAATCGCGATAAGTAGAAGCGTTCGGCATCCTTGAGGAGGATTCATGTTCATTTCCAGGCATTTCGCTCACATTGTCGCCTCGCTGGCGAGCCTTCTGATCGTGGCGTCGGCCGGGGCGGCCGAGTTTAAGCCGCCGGCAAAGGCCAAATTCAAGCTGTTCCTGCTCGTGGGGCAGTCCAACATGGCTGGTCGCGGCACCGTCGAAGACCAGGATAAGAAACCGCACCCCAGGGTCGTCACGCTCAATAAAGAAGGCAAATGGGTGCCGGCGGTGGATCCGATTCACTTCGACAAACCGACGATGACCGGCGTCGGCCTGGGGACCACCTTCGGGAAAGTCGTCGCCGAGGCCAACCCGGACGACATCATCGGCCTGATCCCGTGCGCTTTCGGAGGGACGTCGATCGCGCAGTGGTCGCCGGACAAGCCCGACGGCCTCTACGCCGATGCGATCAAGCGGGCCGGCGTGGCGATGAAGGACGGCACGCTCGCCGGCATTCTCTGGCACCAGGGGGAAGCCGACAGCAAGAAGACCGACACCTACGCCGCCAGTGTCGGCAAGCTTTTCGCGGCGTTTCGAAAGGACCTTCATTCACCTGACGTGCCCGTGGTGGTGGGACTGCTCGGCGAGTTTTTCGCGGGAAAAGATGCCATCAACACGGTGTTGAGCGACCTGCCTAAGAGTATTCCGCACCTGGCGGTGGCGGATTCCAAGGGGCTTGAACACAAGGGCGACAAGGTTCACTTTAACGCCGCCGCATATCGCGAGTTCGGAAAGCGGTACGCCGCGCAGTGGATGAAGCTCGCCGCAACCGACGCGAACAAGAAGTAGCGCCAAGAGGCACGAAGGAAGGTGTCGCTGAGATTTGGAATCGCTGGCGAAGGTTCTCAAGGCCAGAAGGCCTCAGGACCGATAACCTTGGAGTGCCACTGCTACAAGCTCGCCCCAACCCGGTCTCCGCCCAGCAGCAACGCCTTCAGCGGGTGCTCAAGCTGCACGTACCGGTCATTGTCCGCCTGGCCGACCGCAAGATCCTCCTGAGCGAAGTCATGCGGCTTGGCGTGGGGGCGATCATCGAGTTCGTCAAGAGCAGCAGCGAACCGCTGGAACTGATGATCAACAACAAGGTCGTCGGACAGGGGGAGACGGTGAA is part of the Humisphaera borealis genome and encodes:
- the fabZ gene encoding 3-hydroxyacyl-ACP dehydratase FabZ, yielding MNNRQRTISREASFTGPGLFSGEPTTLTVAPANEGTGITFVREQDGKAAVIPALVQNVMNRPRRTCLKNGTLFVETVEHCMAALSGLGVDNAVVRVSGGQIGELPGGDGSSKPFVDTILEAGVVDQEAEIEPLIIRKPVQVSLDGATIAALPGPTDCLEILYDFEAPAPVGRQLVSFRLGDEDFAKMIAPARTFVFEQEAKELRARGLGKHLTPKELLVISPEGPIDNVFRFPDECGRHKLLDLIGDLYLTGRPIRGRIVACKSGHKLNHIMARRLLEQEESHQRQNLVHRDAEMDIRRIQRILPHRYPMLLVDRVLEITKNGEKAVGIKNVTFNDIFFQGHYPGTPIMPGVLIVEAMAQLGGLLLSRKLEHTGKLAILLSMDKVKMRHPVVPGDQLILEAVAVRVKSRTGHVRCKSFVNDKLACEADIKFMLVDAEPV
- a CDS encoding sialate O-acetylesterase; its protein translation is MFISRHFAHIVASLASLLIVASAGAAEFKPPAKAKFKLFLLVGQSNMAGRGTVEDQDKKPHPRVVTLNKEGKWVPAVDPIHFDKPTMTGVGLGTTFGKVVAEANPDDIIGLIPCAFGGTSIAQWSPDKPDGLYADAIKRAGVAMKDGTLAGILWHQGEADSKKTDTYAASVGKLFAAFRKDLHSPDVPVVVGLLGEFFAGKDAINTVLSDLPKSIPHLAVADSKGLEHKGDKVHFNAAAYREFGKRYAAQWMKLAATDANKK
- a CDS encoding PSD1 and planctomycete cytochrome C domain-containing protein, whose protein sequence is MVPSPTHAAAPSPDFVTTIQPIFAASCIECHGATKQKGGLRLDSRAAAMKGGTTGVSILPGKGADSYLVHRLKGLGDEPKMPEKKPALSAEQIAAVVAWIDAGAVWPDSAAGEATAGVTHWSFRKPVRVDPPATAQQGWVRNPIDAFVLAKLEAAKLKPSAEAVKETLLRRVHLDITGLPPTPAEIDAFLADKSPDAYEKVVNRLLDSPAYGERWGKHWLDQARYADSNGYSVDAPREIWKYRDWVIDAINRDLPFDQFTIQQLAGDLLPKPTLDQKVATGFHRNTMINQEGGIDPEQFRVEAVIDRVGTTGTVWLGLSIACAQCHNHKFDPISQKEYYRMMAFLNNQDDATLKLADAAQQKAHAAKLKAAEAEYKKMEAEAKASPDGGKSRAVELGIRKRELADLKKQTGPSTMVLEERKTPRENFLFIKGDFTRRGEDVTPGTPAVLPPLESKPQSTPNRMDLANWLVSPENPLTARVTVNRMWMRYFGRGLVETENDFGTQGTPPSHPELLDWLAKEFQRVGWSQKSMHRLIATSATYRQASLARADLTEADPYNKLLGRQNRFRLDAEIVRDVALSASGLRVDKVGGPSVFPPIPAGVMGLGQVKREWKPSVGPDRYRRGMYTFLYRATPHPLLSGFDAPDGTSTCTRRLRSNTPLQSLMTLNDEAFVEFARALATRVLVGGLADTDDTSRIAAAFRLSTGRVPDAQERQILAGLLARQRAAFAADIKGAELLCGGVPPKGIEKPDFAAWIIVARAVLNLDETVTRE
- the lpxA gene encoding acyl-ACP--UDP-N-acetylglucosamine O-acyltransferase gives rise to the protein MLGFTKTSRTFLSPSSPYGDVTDTRMEHRNGKTSETKRPAWFRNLFSFRFFTEEDRKISDKAIIDPAAEIAEDVEIGPFCVIGPNVKIDAGCILHNNVTVSGNTTIGRDNIFFPNSVIGTAPQDKKFKGAATRLIIGTGNAFREACTVHVGTEKGGGLTRIDDDNLFMVNSHIGHDALIGSHCVVANNVMIAGHVVVGDYVVMNGGVGVNQFVSIGDFAYLSGYARVHHDVPPFCKIDGSDEIRALNKVGMARSGMSAVDIAAVDEVFRKLFLKKRPLLTAMREFEGVEGLNPNVVQLLQFLTRRNQGKHGRYLETQRNKLAEPLPPTVAPDVHPAEVVVNPVDPVAPAAEVVAEAIPSPSPVSETAPAQPV
- a CDS encoding Gfo/Idh/MocA family protein — translated: MSVPEISPSERIPVAVVGCGRMGRLHARVYSEMPQVKLVGVCDADSGVAEAVAQQYNCGAFKNPQDLLAANPNLGAATIAVPTVFHSTVGELLMRAGVNCLIEKPLAKDVADARHIAAVAKETGVTVQVGHIERFNPAVRAMGRLGIKPRFIEVTRISPLTFRSIDVGVVLDMMIHDIDIVLRLADCEVSRIDATGVSVIGNVEDICNARLTFANGCVANVTASRLALKTERRLRVFSPDAYVSIDYQKRYGMVARRSENLEAIRQTVTKIRAGEIRDLSQVKFDEIVQIEELQIDDIEPLRAELDSFISAVVNKTTPEVTVEHGLAAVEVATRIVESIKTESL
- a CDS encoding FliM/FliN family flagellar motor switch protein; translation: MPLLQARPNPVSAQQQRLQRVLKLHVPVIVRLADRKILLSEVMRLGVGAIIEFVKSSSEPLELMINNKVVGQGETVKVGENFGLRITKVGDPKAILKAISGR